In the genome of Pseudarthrobacter sp. IC2-21, one region contains:
- a CDS encoding S1C family serine protease yields the protein MTENPNPGAAPDNRQPDGSRNPAQAPAEAGSSTGGHSHPTEQLDRSGAPGNPTQQLPGAPRPVYPPREPFYGQQASDQQTHSGQPYGQQAHNQHDPHQQPQGAHSALPGGYTGQYNPGQYNSAPNPADAPRRKASFGVGTLVASILAAGLVGGGVATVGSGALVNNSSSAVGSTSSQPGTVIVNNKDDVNAITAAALKATPSVVTISASAGNAGGTGSGIVLDDKGHILTNTHVVTLDGQTANAALEVRTSAGKVLKATLVGTDPLSDLAVIKVDDTSGLTPATLGDSGKLNVGDTAIAIGSPLGLTGTVTDGIVSTLNRTISVASSAAPKNGDSSQGGDQGFQFAPPGGGQGQSTANQGSIAINVIQTDAAINPGNSGGALVNSKGEIIGVNVAIASAGSDSSSSSSSGNIGVGFSIPINHAKRVAQELIDTGKASHGQLGVSVRDKSSGSSSSFSVGADVATVEPNSAAAKAGIKVGDVITKFNDLTVSEPNQLTAAVREQAGGSTAKITVQRNGQEQTLDVTLGTAADQ from the coding sequence ATGACTGAGAACCCAAACCCGGGTGCAGCGCCTGATAACCGGCAGCCGGACGGGAGCCGGAACCCGGCCCAGGCCCCTGCGGAAGCCGGCAGCAGCACTGGCGGTCACTCCCATCCGACTGAGCAACTGGACCGCTCCGGGGCGCCCGGGAACCCGACCCAGCAACTGCCCGGCGCGCCACGTCCGGTCTACCCTCCCCGTGAGCCGTTCTACGGCCAGCAGGCAAGCGACCAGCAAACCCACAGCGGGCAGCCATACGGCCAGCAGGCGCACAACCAGCACGACCCGCACCAGCAGCCGCAGGGCGCCCATTCAGCACTGCCGGGCGGTTACACCGGCCAGTACAACCCCGGGCAATACAACTCGGCACCCAACCCCGCTGACGCCCCCCGCAGGAAGGCCTCCTTCGGTGTCGGGACCCTGGTGGCCAGCATCCTCGCCGCCGGCCTCGTGGGTGGCGGCGTGGCCACCGTCGGTTCGGGTGCACTCGTCAACAATTCATCTTCAGCGGTCGGCAGCACCAGCAGCCAGCCCGGCACGGTGATCGTCAACAACAAGGACGATGTCAATGCCATTACGGCTGCGGCCCTGAAGGCTACCCCCAGTGTGGTGACCATCAGCGCTTCGGCCGGCAATGCCGGCGGGACGGGGTCGGGCATCGTCCTGGACGACAAGGGGCACATCCTCACCAATACCCACGTCGTTACCCTGGACGGCCAGACAGCCAACGCGGCCCTGGAGGTCCGCACCAGCGCAGGAAAGGTCCTCAAAGCCACGCTGGTGGGGACAGATCCGCTGTCTGACCTTGCCGTGATCAAGGTGGACGATACCTCCGGGCTCACTCCGGCAACCCTCGGGGATTCCGGCAAGCTCAATGTCGGTGACACGGCAATTGCAATCGGCTCCCCGCTGGGTCTCACCGGCACTGTGACGGACGGTATCGTCTCAACCTTGAACCGGACCATTAGCGTGGCCTCCTCCGCGGCACCCAAGAACGGGGACAGTTCCCAGGGCGGGGACCAGGGCTTCCAGTTCGCGCCCCCGGGGGGCGGGCAGGGCCAGAGCACGGCCAACCAGGGATCCATCGCCATCAACGTGATCCAGACTGACGCCGCAATCAACCCCGGCAACTCCGGCGGCGCCCTGGTCAACTCCAAGGGCGAGATCATCGGCGTCAACGTTGCCATCGCGTCCGCCGGTTCCGACTCTTCTTCGTCGTCCTCCAGCGGAAACATTGGCGTCGGCTTCAGCATCCCCATCAACCACGCCAAGCGGGTGGCGCAGGAGCTCATCGATACCGGCAAGGCATCCCACGGCCAGTTGGGTGTGAGCGTTCGGGACAAGTCCTCGGGAAGTTCGTCCAGCTTCTCGGTCGGAGCGGACGTAGCCACCGTCGAACCCAATTCGGCAGCCGCGAAGGCAGGCATCAAGGTGGGTGATGTGATCACCAAGTTCAACGACCTGACCGTCAGTGAACCCAACCAGCTGACGGCAGCCGTCCGCGAGCAGGCCGGCGGATCCACAGCCAAAATCACCGTCCAGCGCAACGGCCAGGAGCAGACTCTGGACGTCACCCTGGGAACGGCAGCGGACCAGTAG
- a CDS encoding electron transfer flavoprotein subunit beta/FixA family protein produces MKIVVLVKHVPDAQFDRHLNGEGYTTDRDESILSELDEYALEAALQLAEARGGAKAGNQVIALSMGPAGAVNAVKKSLQMGATEGVHLTDSALAGSDAAATSLALAAAVRHLGAVDLVLTGMASTDGETSLVPAQLAERLGLPQVTFASSLTVDGGRLTARRDADTYSETVEAALPAVVSVTDQINEPRYPNFKGIIAAKRKSITTLSLAEIGVDPAQVGHAGSWTTVTAAAERPPRTAGTIITDEGDAGIKLVDFLAAQKLL; encoded by the coding sequence TTGAAGATCGTCGTCCTGGTCAAGCATGTACCGGACGCCCAGTTCGACCGTCACCTCAACGGAGAGGGCTACACCACGGACCGCGACGAAAGCATCCTTTCGGAGCTGGATGAGTACGCGCTGGAGGCTGCCCTGCAGTTGGCCGAAGCGCGCGGCGGCGCCAAGGCGGGGAACCAGGTCATCGCGCTGAGCATGGGCCCGGCCGGTGCGGTCAACGCCGTCAAGAAGTCGCTCCAGATGGGTGCCACCGAAGGCGTGCACCTGACGGACAGCGCCCTGGCGGGTTCGGACGCCGCCGCCACCTCGCTGGCGCTCGCGGCAGCCGTCCGGCACCTCGGGGCGGTGGACCTCGTCCTGACCGGCATGGCCTCCACCGACGGCGAGACATCCCTGGTGCCGGCACAGCTTGCCGAACGACTCGGCCTGCCGCAGGTGACTTTTGCGTCATCGCTGACGGTGGACGGCGGCCGGCTCACGGCCCGCCGCGACGCCGACACCTACTCCGAGACCGTGGAAGCCGCGCTGCCCGCCGTCGTCTCGGTGACGGACCAGATCAACGAACCGCGCTACCCCAACTTCAAGGGCATCATCGCCGCCAAACGCAAGAGCATCACCACGCTCTCGCTGGCGGAGATCGGCGTCGACCCGGCACAGGTGGGCCACGCCGGATCCTGGACCACCGTGACCGCCGCCGCGGAACGGCCGCCACGCACCGCAGGCACCATCATCACCGACGAAGGCGACGCCGGCATCAAGCTCGTCGACTTCCTGGCCGCCCAGAAGCTGCTCTAA
- a CDS encoding electron transfer flavoprotein subunit alpha/FixB family protein, producing the protein MANVLVFIDQPGEALKKSSLELLTAGRALGETAVALNGDVHPAVAAAFAEYGVTAIFQPVAANLDDYLVAPKAAYLAAAATAAGATTVLLDNSPEGKEIAARLGIKLSAGVITDVVAVDADGTAHKSVLAGSYTTAAKATTPVSVLTLKANSITPEPAPAATVPETSAVEVADDGTAAAARITSREQKVASGRPDLTDARIVVAGGRGLDGDFGPVEELADALGAAVGASRAATDAGWISHDAQVGQTGKTVSPQLYISAGISGAIQQKAGMQTAKVIVAINKDADSPVFEIADFGIVGDLFDVLPQATAEIKKRKG; encoded by the coding sequence ATGGCTAACGTACTTGTATTCATTGACCAGCCCGGAGAAGCCCTGAAAAAGAGCAGCCTGGAACTGCTGACCGCGGGCCGCGCCCTGGGTGAAACCGCCGTCGCCCTCAACGGGGACGTACACCCGGCAGTCGCGGCGGCGTTCGCGGAGTATGGCGTCACGGCGATCTTCCAGCCCGTTGCCGCCAATTTGGACGACTACCTCGTCGCACCGAAGGCCGCCTACCTCGCCGCCGCCGCAACGGCAGCGGGCGCCACCACGGTGCTTCTCGATAATTCGCCCGAAGGCAAGGAAATCGCGGCCCGGCTGGGCATCAAGCTCAGCGCCGGCGTGATCACCGACGTCGTGGCGGTCGACGCCGATGGCACGGCTCACAAGTCAGTCCTTGCCGGCTCCTACACCACCGCTGCCAAAGCCACCACGCCGGTCTCCGTGCTGACACTGAAAGCCAACAGCATTACCCCCGAGCCGGCGCCCGCCGCCACTGTACCGGAGACTTCCGCCGTGGAGGTGGCCGACGACGGCACTGCAGCGGCTGCCCGCATCACCTCCCGCGAGCAAAAGGTGGCCAGCGGGCGTCCGGACCTCACCGACGCGCGGATTGTGGTGGCGGGCGGCCGCGGGCTGGACGGCGACTTCGGCCCCGTGGAGGAACTCGCCGACGCCCTCGGCGCTGCCGTGGGTGCCTCCCGTGCGGCCACTGACGCCGGCTGGATCAGCCACGACGCGCAGGTGGGCCAGACCGGGAAGACCGTGTCCCCCCAGCTGTACATCTCGGCAGGCATCTCCGGCGCCATCCAGCAGAAGGCCGGCATGCAAACGGCCAAGGTCATCGTGGCCATCAACAAGGACGCCGACTCACCGGTTTTCGAGATCGCCGACTTCGGCATCGTCGGGGATCTCTTCGATGTCCTGCCCCAGGCCACGGCAGAAATCAAGAAGCGTAAAGGCTGA